The segment GCGACCGATCCGTGCGATCGCTTCGGGGCGTGGCTGGCCTGGCATTCCGCCTTGCTGCTTCTGGTGCGGGGCCTAGTGCCGGTTGCCTTGCCGGTGCTCGTGTTTGATGAGATGTTCGCCGAGGCCGCCAACGCCTTGACCGGTCGCCTCTTTGGCGACTCGGGCCAGTGGGCGATTTCGGAATTGCATCGACGGGTGGGATTGATGGTGGTGGGAGTCGTGGTCGTCTTGCATCTGGCAACGCTGGTCTTGGAAACGTTGCGGCATCCCAATCGCACAAGGATCACGCTGAGCGAAGCCGCCGGCTCGGCCCTGCTGGTTTGCCTGTTCTCGGTCGTTCCTCCGGTCCTGGCAATGGGTGTTTATTTCAATGGATGGCATGCGATTCGGCATGTGGTCCGCTTGCTGCCGATTGCCGAGCCGACTCGGGCGGCGGCCCGCTCCGGGCACTGGCTCACTGCGCTGGCTCAGTTCCATCGGGCCACCTTGCCGACCACGGTGATCGCTCTGGCGATGATGGGTTTGCTCTGGTGGTTCGTGCGGGCCAGAACCGGAGCCGTGGCCGACTTCGGCCTGGCGGCCCTGGCGATGATCAGCGCATTGACGCTTCCTCATGTCCTCGTCGTGCTGGGAATGGACCGCATGCAAGCCGTCTGGGGCCGTTCGAGGGCAGGGGAGGTGCAACTGTGATTAGCCTGTCCAGGATTCCCCAGACGTCAGTTGCCGATTCAACCGACCAGTTCTTCTTGCCCCGATGCCACCCTCGTAGGCCATCGAACATAACGTACGATCATGTTGTGCTCGGATCAGGCTGTGCCGGCCTGAGCCTGGCCTGGCACCTGCGATCGCTCGGCGATCGCGGCTCGATGGCCCTTGTCGATCGCCGAGCGGGGTACGCAAACGATCGGACCTGGTGCTACTGGGACGTGGAGCCGACCCCTTTCGACGACCTGGCCACTCACGCCTGGTCTCGCTGGGCGGTCGTGGATGAGCGGGGGACCTGGCGCGAGTCGCACTCGACGCGCTACCGCTATCGCCGCCTGCGCTCCATCGATGTCTACCGGCGTATCTTTCATCACCTGGCCGATGACGACGACGTCGAAATCTGGTTCGGAACGCCGATCCGGTCAACGACCCTCGACGCGGAAGCGGTTTCGATCGAGACGGGTCGGGGAACGCTTCGTGGTCGCCGAGCCTTCGACAGTGCTCGACCTCCTGCTGCACTGGCCCTAGCGGCTCCCAAAGGGGAGGCGGTCATGGTCCAGCACTTTCTCGGCCAGACGATTCGGGCGGAGCACGCGGTCTTTGATCCAGCTTGTCCAATTCTTATGGATTTTCGCGTTGATCAGTCTCATGGCCCTCACTTTGTCTACGTGCTTCCGCTGACCGACCGGGATGCACTGGTCGAAAACACCTATCTGTTTCCCTCCCCGGTTTCGGCGGCTCGGCACCGGAAGGAACTTGCGTCGTACCTCAATCGGTGCTTCGACGTTGATCGGTACGAGGTGATTGAAGAAGAATCCGGGCATATCCCCATGACAACCCACCGCCCGGTCGATGCGTCAGGAGGCCGCATCGTCCCCATCGGCCTGGCCGGGGCGGCGGCACGGCCCTCCAGTGGTTACGCCTTTGTTCGAATTCAAAGGCAGTGTCGGCGGATCGCGGAACAGATCGTGAGCCGTGCGGCCACCGATGCGCGGCTCGATCCGCCGATCGCGCCTCGGAAATACGCGTTTTTCGATGTGGTCTTTTTGCGAGCGCTCCGTGATCGCCCCTCCCAGGCTCCCCAACTGTTCGCTCGAATGTTCGACCGGGTCGACGCCGACGCCTTGGTCCGGTTCCTGAGCGACCAAAGCTCCCTGGCCGACGATCTCCGGCTCATCGCCGCCTTGCCGAAACTCCCCTTTCTCCGGGCTGCCCTCCGATCCTCCCGAACCTGGCTCCCAATGGCTTGAGCAGGGCAACCGCCAAGGGAGCCCAGCCTCTCCCATCGCCACCCGGCGGGAACCCGGAGGGACGATCGCCTCAAGCCGGTGAC is part of the Tautonia marina genome and harbors:
- a CDS encoding Brp/Blh family beta-carotene 15,15'-dioxygenase codes for the protein MSYACSSMSILASFPGVLACAAVLGLGVIAPEFTERPEVQWAPWALGLLGFGIPHGALDHQIPYGRTQARSGIGFLVGYLGAMAAVLLLWWIMPLAALIGFLIVAAFHFGQGDLYWSRVSRNELHDEATDPCDRFGAWLAWHSALLLLVRGLVPVALPVLVFDEMFAEAANALTGRLFGDSGQWAISELHRRVGLMVVGVVVVLHLATLVLETLRHPNRTRITLSEAAGSALLVCLFSVVPPVLAMGVYFNGWHAIRHVVRLLPIAEPTRAAARSGHWLTALAQFHRATLPTTVIALAMMGLLWWFVRARTGAVADFGLAALAMISALTLPHVLVVLGMDRMQAVWGRSRAGEVQL
- a CDS encoding lycopene cyclase family protein codes for the protein MLGSGCAGLSLAWHLRSLGDRGSMALVDRRAGYANDRTWCYWDVEPTPFDDLATHAWSRWAVVDERGTWRESHSTRYRYRRLRSIDVYRRIFHHLADDDDVEIWFGTPIRSTTLDAEAVSIETGRGTLRGRRAFDSARPPAALALAAPKGEAVMVQHFLGQTIRAEHAVFDPACPILMDFRVDQSHGPHFVYVLPLTDRDALVENTYLFPSPVSAARHRKELASYLNRCFDVDRYEVIEEESGHIPMTTHRPVDASGGRIVPIGLAGAAARPSSGYAFVRIQRQCRRIAEQIVSRAATDARLDPPIAPRKYAFFDVVFLRALRDRPSQAPQLFARMFDRVDADALVRFLSDQSSLADDLRLIAALPKLPFLRAALRSSRTWLPMA